A single Pseudoalteromonas phenolica DNA region contains:
- a CDS encoding LacI family DNA-binding transcriptional regulator: MKVTINDVAKLAGVSMKTVSRVINKEPSVRKKTYDLVMEAVKELNYQPNIAARNLAGTSSFAVALVYDNPNAYYVIDMQNGVLSRCRDEGFELVIHPCSSTDDQMQDEFKTMIQRSRLAGLVLTPPLSEQQNIIDMLDEMNMPYVRLLSGREEQNEGKNNCILVNDFAAAYEITEHLIKHGHKNIAFVLGDKEHKSTTERLAGYQQALSDNDISFNQSLIFEGHYSFESGVNGAKHLLADNNKLGVTAILGGNDEVAAGALFAARLMNIEIPAQLSISGFEDSPFSRQTWPKLTTAHQANNVISEHAARLLFSKARSSRKQEKDIITNFTPSIVVRESTGPAPL; encoded by the coding sequence ATGAAAGTGACTATTAACGACGTTGCCAAACTAGCTGGCGTGTCTATGAAGACCGTATCTCGCGTTATCAACAAAGAACCTTCTGTGCGTAAAAAGACTTACGACCTCGTAATGGAAGCCGTAAAGGAATTGAATTACCAACCTAACATTGCGGCGAGAAATCTTGCGGGTACTTCATCTTTTGCAGTCGCTTTAGTTTATGACAATCCAAACGCCTATTATGTCATCGATATGCAAAACGGCGTGCTTTCTCGTTGTAGAGATGAAGGCTTTGAACTTGTTATTCATCCATGTAGTAGTACTGACGACCAAATGCAGGATGAGTTCAAAACTATGATTCAACGTTCTCGCCTTGCCGGGTTAGTGCTGACACCACCACTTTCAGAGCAACAAAATATCATAGATATGCTTGACGAAATGAATATGCCGTATGTTCGCTTACTATCAGGTCGAGAAGAGCAAAATGAAGGCAAAAATAACTGCATTTTAGTCAATGACTTTGCTGCTGCATATGAAATCACAGAACATCTCATTAAACATGGCCACAAAAATATTGCGTTTGTGTTAGGCGATAAAGAGCATAAATCAACAACTGAACGATTAGCGGGTTATCAGCAAGCATTATCTGATAACGATATTAGTTTTAATCAATCACTTATTTTTGAGGGACATTACTCTTTCGAGTCAGGTGTCAACGGTGCAAAACACCTTTTGGCTGATAACAACAAGCTCGGTGTGACCGCTATTTTAGGCGGTAACGATGAGGTTGCCGCGGGGGCATTATTTGCTGCTCGCTTGATGAACATTGAAATTCCGGCACAATTATCTATTTCTGGATTTGAAGATTCACCGTTTTCTCGCCAAACTTGGCCAAAACTAACCACTGCTCACCAGGCCAATAACGTGATTTCAGAACATGCTGCACGTTTACTGTTTAGTAAGGCTCGCAGCAGCCGTAAGCAAGAAAAAGACATCATTACAAACTTTACACCGTCTATTGTGGTACGGGAAAGTACAGGTCCTGCGCCTTTATAA